Part of the Flavobacterium sp. MDT1-60 genome, GGAGGGCAGTGGGATACCGTTTTTATCGAACAGCCCTATTTACCAAACGGAATCGATCGTGATTATATCAGGTGGCTTTATACAGCGATGACACGTGCTAAAAATAAGTTATATTTGATAGGATTTAAAGACGAGAGTTTTATAGAGTAAAGTTTGCCACGAATTAGCACGAATTTATTTTGACAGTGCATTTGTGATAATTCGTGAAATCCGTGTTTAATTATATATTCAGATGACAACACTAAACGACTTACATTCGATTTCATCAACGTTTTCGAATACCGATAAAATGCCGGTTTTGTTTTTAGGACACGGCAGTCCGATGAATGCGATAGAAGAAAATCAGTTTGTGGCTGGTTTTCGTGATTTGGCCAAGACATTGCCACAGCCGAATGCAATTTTGTGTATTTCGGCACATTGGTTTACCAATGGAACGAAGGTTACTTCGATGCAAATGCCAAGAACCATTCATGATTTTGGAGGTTTTCCGCAGGCACTTTTTGATGTGCAATATCCTGCAAAAGGAAGTCCCGAATTGGCTATTGAAACTAAAAAGATATTAGAACCGGTTCATGTCGATTTAGACGAACATTGGGGGCTAGATCATGGGGCATGGAGCGTTATCAAACACTTATACCCGGAAGCAAATGTGCCGGTAATTCAGTTAAGTATTGATTACACGAAATCCGGTCAATATCATTTTGAACTGGCGCAAAAACTGCAATCACTTCGTCATAAAGGTGTTTTAATTATTGGAAGTGGAAACATTGTTCACAATTTACGTTTGGTTGATTTCAGGAATTTTGATAAAGATAATTACGGTTTTGATTGGGCAATTGAAGCCAGAGAAACCATCAATAATTATTTGTTGGATGGAAATTTTCAGCCTCTAATGGATTATGAAAAAATGAATAAAGCAGTTCAATTGGCAATACCAACTCCGGATCATTATTTGCCTTTGTTGTATACTTTAGGTTTAAAAGAAAAGTCAGAAGAATTAAGTTTGTTTAATGATAAATTGCTGGCTGGTTCGTTGAGCATGACTTCGGTTAAGATTTTTTCATGATGCTTATTTTGGAAAGAAAGGTATCAATTATAGGTTTCTTACTCGCTATATTGCATTTGTAGTTTTCATCAATTTTAATTTCTTTATAGTAAAACTGAGTAGTATTAATTGTTGTTGTATTCTGTAAAATCTCAAAAGACGCAAAATCTACTGTTTGGCCGTATCCATAAGCTTTTACGATAGCTTCTTTTTTTGTCCAATAATCATAAAATGCTACTTGGGGGGTTTCAGAAGAAATGATTTTTAACCATTCATTAGGGGGCATTTGCGATTCGAAATTATAAATATTTATGGGGATTATTTTTTCAATATCAATACCAATTTCAGAATCGACTGTTATTGTACAAACGACAATTTCTTCTGAATGAGAAATGCTGAAATGAATTGGATTTGTTTTAAAATAAGGTTTTCCATACTCATTATAAAGTATGTTCTTTTTATTAAGTTCGATATTGAAAACTTCTTTAATACTTCGAAATAATAGTATTCTCCCCAAAATAGACAATTGCGCGTCTTGCCATTTTCTAAATTTGTTTATTTTAGTAATGAAATCAATCGGGAATTTTGGAAGTTCATTTTTTAATAAACTTTCGTGGTTTTCTTCACATAAATAAGAGTAGCAGATATAAATCAAAATGGTATTGATATTAAAATTTGTTAGATAAAGAATTATAGAAATAATAAAAGGGATAACATGATTTTATGTTATCCCTTTTATTATAGCAATTTTAATCTTTAAAAATCCCCATAAATTTTAAGTAAGGAGTCATTAAATTTTTATCAAAAATCGGTGGTGTCAGATTAGTATCTGCCAGAAATTGCCTGGTGTTGCTTCTATCATAATAATAGGTGTTTTCATAAGCTTCTACTAATGATTTCCCTTCGTGTACATCTTCTGTAAACAAGCTGAGTAAAGGATAAATAGGCAAATTGGTATCATGTTTCCATTGACTAAGCCATTGATGATATTCCATTCCTTCTAAATTTGTACTGTAATACTCATTCATTTTAGAACAAAAATCAGTTAGAGAAACATCGTTTTCTGCCAAAGGAGAAAGATGAAAATTAAGACCAACAGCTTCTTTCTTTTTACTAATATGCATAATCGCCTTACACATATAATCTACTGTGGTTAATTCATCTTTTAGTCCCATAACGAGTGGGAATGATCTAAGCTTCACACAGCTTCTAATTAATGCGCCCCACCATTGATTCATAACTGTAGCGCCGGAAGTACTATGGCAAACGGCAAAACCCAGTCTGAAATTTATGATTGGAAGCCCTTTCATTTTAGCTTTTTCAGCAATACTTTCCATTACCCATTTGCTTTTTATATAACCTAAATCGCGAGACACTGCATCCATATTTTGATCTATAGCATCATCTTCATACATCCACGTTTTTTTTGTAAATGGTCTTCCCCAGCTAAAAACGCCCATTGAAGACAACAATACGAGATATTTTATCTTTTTGTTTACAGCAAGAGCAATAACATTATGCAAGCCATCAATATTTGATTTTTTTATTAACGGATACGGTTGCACATAACTTACCGAGCTTCCGGAATGATAAATCACTTCAATATTTTCGGTAATAAAATTGTAATTTTCTGTATCCATACCAAAACGAGGTAATGACAAATCTCCAATTACAGCAGTAATTCGATTTTCATAATCAGACTGCCACGAAAGTTTAAATTTTTTAAAAGTTTTTTTAATTCGCTCTAATCCTTCTTCCGGAGTTGCGGCACGCACTAAACAATAAATTTTTGCTGTTGTCTGCTGCAAAAGTTCTTCTAATAAATGAGATCCCACAAAGCCTGTTACGCCAGTCAAAAAAATTGAATTTGGATTTTTTAAGACTATCGGATCAGGTAGGTCATTTACCGTAAAATCGATATGAAGTTCAGCATCTTTAACTAATTCGTTAACCATTTCTTCTGCTTTCTTTTTTTGAGAGACCTCTGTCTCCAGCATTCTTTTTTCAACCTCTTTTACAAAAGACGAAATGGTAGTAAAAATATAAAGCTCAGGAAGGCTGATACGATTTCGTACCGGTTCAGGAAGTTTTGTATGAAGTTGAGCCAGTAGTAAAGAGTGACCTCCTAATTCAAAAAAATCTTCATGCTCTTCTACAGCCTCGACTGATAATAAATCTTTCCAGATGTGTTTTACAATTTCCGAGAGATTATCTTCTTTCCATTTTGGAGTGCTATTATTTTTTATTTGGTTATCAGGAATTTTGAGGATAGATTTATCGATTTTTCCTGTGTGTGTTATTGGCATTTTTTCTACTATCACATACTTATCGGGCAACATGTACGTGGGCATAACCTGCTGTAGTTTTGCTCTTATATTTTGTAATGATTTTATCTCATCATCATTTGTTTTATTCAACTGAACAAAAGCAACTAAGGCAGGTAGTCCATTTTCTTTTTTGTGAACTTTTAATGCCGCATTCGAAATTTGAGGCAGTTTCGAAATATTGTGTTCAATTTCAGCTAGTTCAATTCTATATCCTCTTATTTTGACCTGATCGTCTTTTCGGCCAAAGAATTCTAAATTGCCATCTTCTCTTAATAAAACCATATCTCCGGTTTTATAGAGTGTTTTTTTTAAATTACTTTGTTCTAAAAGCCATTCTGGAGTTTTTATGAACGCTTTTTTAGTGTCCTCGGGACGATTTAAATATCCTAAAGCTAATTGATCACCACCAATATAAAGTTCTCCTACGGTACCTTCGATTACAGGTTTTAAATTTTCATCTAATAGCAATAAACTAGTAAACGGCATTACAGCTCCTATAATTCTTGGATTTACTTCGGTCTTGAATTCATAATTGGTGACTGCTACTGTAGCTTCTGTAGGTCCGTAACTATTAATTAATCGAATTTTTTTATACCAATTTTTTACAGTGTTCTCACTACAGGCTTCACCGCCAATTGCTATAGTTTTAAGGTTTCCAATTGGTCTGTTGTGTGGCAGCGAAGCTAAAACCATAGGAGGTAATAAAGGAATAGTGTCAATATTGTTATTGATAATGAAATCTAAAAGCGGTTCTCCAACAATTTTATTATTTGGATATAAATAAATTGTTGCACCTTTTATTAAAGGTGTCCAAATATCTATTACCGCCGCATCAAAACTGGGAGAGGCAAATTGAAGTGTTATGCTTTCATTCGATAAGCCCAGAATATCAGCCTGATATTGTACAAAATTTGAGAACGACTGATGGCCGATAATTACTCCTTTTGGGATTCCTGTACTTCCTGAAGTATAAATTATATAGGCAGGATTGTTGGGTGTAATAGGGATTGGAAGGGTTTCAACTGATAATTCTAAAAAGGATTTATCTTCAAACAATAAGTTTATTGGTACACATATATTTTCGTAGCTCTTTATTTTATCTGGAAAAGAATCTACTGTCAGCATTAAATCAATTTCTGAATCAGAAATCATCATTTCTATTCGGGCCTGAGGCAGATCACCGTCAATAGGCAAATACGCAGCTCCTGTTTTTAAAATAGCCAAAAAAGCAATTATACGATTTGCTGACTGCGGAATACAAACTCCAACTTTACTGCTCGTTTTGATGCCCCTGCTCTGTAAAAAATGTGCTAACTGATTTGCTTTTTCATTAAGATTTTGATAAGTAATCTTTTTTGAATGATCAATTAAAGCATTTTTTTTAGGATAACGCTCTGCAATTTGTTCTATCAGTTTTACAACATTTGCAGTATCATTTTGTGATTCATTTTTTAAAGAATCACTAGTTTCTGCATTCTTAATTTTAAATTCTTCTTTCATGGCTTCTGAAATTTAAGTGAGAATTATATTTTTGTAAAAATCTTAATAACAATTGATTACGAAATATTTGTATTTAAAATCATACAAAACTAATTAAAAAAAATCTTACAATTTGTAATTAAACTGATAAGTTTTGAATATCAAATTGTAATTTTTTTAATGTTTATAAAAATAGCTGTGGAAGCGTGGAGAAATGTGACCAATTCATTTAATTAGGGAAATCTATTGATAAAGTAATTTCTTTTAAACTTGAATCTGAATAGTTACATTTGTTTACGTTTAAAATAAATTCCAAAATGAAAATAATAGCTGTAATTCCGGCACGATATGCTTCAACACGTTTTCCTGCTAAACTGATGCAGGATCTTGGCGGTAAAACTGTAATTCTAAGAACTTACGAAGCTTCTGTTGCAACAAAATTGTTTGATGATGTATTTGTTGTAACCGACTCTGATTTAATCTTTAATGAGATTGTTTCTAATGGAGGGAAAGCCATCATGAGCATCAAAGAACACGAATCAGGAAGTGACCGAATTGCAGAAGCTGTTGGGAGTTTAGATGTTGATATTGTAGTAAATGTACAAGGTGATGAACCTTTTACTGAAGCGGGGCCTCTTGAACAGGTTTTGTCTGTATTTAAAAACGATGAAGATCGCAAAATTGATTTAGCTTCATTAATGCGTGAAATTACAGATGAAGACGAAATCAACAATCCAAATAATGTAAAAGTGGTGGTGGATCAATCGCAGTTTGCGTTGTATTTTTCACGTTCGGTTATTCCGTATCCAAGAGATGCAGCTGTTGGTGTGCGTTACTTTCAGCATATCGGAATTTATGCTTTTAGAAAACAAGCTTTATTGGATTTTTATAGCTTACCGATGAAATCTTTGGAAGCTTCTGAGAAGTTAGAGCAATTGAGATATTTAGAATTCGGAAAACGTATTAAAATGGTCGAAACGACTCATGTCGGAATCGGAATTGATACGGTTGAAGATTTAGAAAAAGCAAGAGCAATTTTGGGGTCGAAATAGTTTGATTGTTTTGAAAATGGCACGC contains:
- a CDS encoding 4'-phosphopantetheinyl transferase superfamily protein, producing the protein MIYICYSYLCEENHESLLKNELPKFPIDFITKINKFRKWQDAQLSILGRILLFRSIKEVFNIELNKKNILYNEYGKPYFKTNPIHFSISHSEEIVVCTITVDSEIGIDIEKIIPINIYNFESQMPPNEWLKIISSETPQVAFYDYWTKKEAIVKAYGYGQTVDFASFEILQNTTTINTTQFYYKEIKIDENYKCNIASKKPIIDTFLSKISIMKKS
- the ygiD gene encoding 4,5-DOPA dioxygenase extradiol; this encodes MTTLNDLHSISSTFSNTDKMPVLFLGHGSPMNAIEENQFVAGFRDLAKTLPQPNAILCISAHWFTNGTKVTSMQMPRTIHDFGGFPQALFDVQYPAKGSPELAIETKKILEPVHVDLDEHWGLDHGAWSVIKHLYPEANVPVIQLSIDYTKSGQYHFELAQKLQSLRHKGVLIIGSGNIVHNLRLVDFRNFDKDNYGFDWAIEARETINNYLLDGNFQPLMDYEKMNKAVQLAIPTPDHYLPLLYTLGLKEKSEELSLFNDKLLAGSLSMTSVKIFS
- a CDS encoding non-ribosomal peptide synthetase, whose translation is MKEEFKIKNAETSDSLKNESQNDTANVVKLIEQIAERYPKKNALIDHSKKITYQNLNEKANQLAHFLQSRGIKTSSKVGVCIPQSANRIIAFLAILKTGAAYLPIDGDLPQARIEMMISDSEIDLMLTVDSFPDKIKSYENICVPINLLFEDKSFLELSVETLPIPITPNNPAYIIYTSGSTGIPKGVIIGHQSFSNFVQYQADILGLSNESITLQFASPSFDAAVIDIWTPLIKGATIYLYPNNKIVGEPLLDFIINNNIDTIPLLPPMVLASLPHNRPIGNLKTIAIGGEACSENTVKNWYKKIRLINSYGPTEATVAVTNYEFKTEVNPRIIGAVMPFTSLLLLDENLKPVIEGTVGELYIGGDQLALGYLNRPEDTKKAFIKTPEWLLEQSNLKKTLYKTGDMVLLREDGNLEFFGRKDDQVKIRGYRIELAEIEHNISKLPQISNAALKVHKKENGLPALVAFVQLNKTNDDEIKSLQNIRAKLQQVMPTYMLPDKYVIVEKMPITHTGKIDKSILKIPDNQIKNNSTPKWKEDNLSEIVKHIWKDLLSVEAVEEHEDFFELGGHSLLLAQLHTKLPEPVRNRISLPELYIFTTISSFVKEVEKRMLETEVSQKKKAEEMVNELVKDAELHIDFTVNDLPDPIVLKNPNSIFLTGVTGFVGSHLLEELLQQTTAKIYCLVRAATPEEGLERIKKTFKKFKLSWQSDYENRITAVIGDLSLPRFGMDTENYNFITENIEVIYHSGSSVSYVQPYPLIKKSNIDGLHNVIALAVNKKIKYLVLLSSMGVFSWGRPFTKKTWMYEDDAIDQNMDAVSRDLGYIKSKWVMESIAEKAKMKGLPIINFRLGFAVCHSTSGATVMNQWWGALIRSCVKLRSFPLVMGLKDELTTVDYMCKAIMHISKKKEAVGLNFHLSPLAENDVSLTDFCSKMNEYYSTNLEGMEYHQWLSQWKHDTNLPIYPLLSLFTEDVHEGKSLVEAYENTYYYDRSNTRQFLADTNLTPPIFDKNLMTPYLKFMGIFKD
- the kdsB gene encoding 3-deoxy-manno-octulosonate cytidylyltransferase, which codes for MKIIAVIPARYASTRFPAKLMQDLGGKTVILRTYEASVATKLFDDVFVVTDSDLIFNEIVSNGGKAIMSIKEHESGSDRIAEAVGSLDVDIVVNVQGDEPFTEAGPLEQVLSVFKNDEDRKIDLASLMREITDEDEINNPNNVKVVVDQSQFALYFSRSVIPYPRDAAVGVRYFQHIGIYAFRKQALLDFYSLPMKSLEASEKLEQLRYLEFGKRIKMVETTHVGIGIDTVEDLEKARAILGSK